TGCGCCGGACCCGAAGATCGTTCCCGTCTGGGAAGAGTATCTGGACGGCATCCGCAAGCAGGGCTCCTCGGTCGGTGCCGTGGTGGAGGTGGTGGCCGAAGGCGTGCCAGCCGGGCTGGGCGCGCCGATCTATGCCAAGCTGGACCAGGATATTACCGCGCTGCTGATGTCGATCAACGCCGTCAAGGGCGTTGAAATCGGCAATGGCTTTGGTGCCGCCGAAATCACCGGCGAGGAAAATGCCGATCAGATGCGGATGGGCAATGACGGGCAGCCGATTTTCCTGTCCAACCATGCCGGCGGCATTCTCGGCGGGATTTCCACCGGCGAGCCCATTGTGGCGCGGTTTGCCATCAAGCCGACCTCGTCCATCCTCACCGAACGCCAGTCGATCGATTCGCAAGGCCGGAATGTCGATATTCGCACCAAGGGCCGCCACGACCCCTGCGTCGGCATCCGGGCCGTGCCGGTTGGCGAGGCGATGGTGGCGTGTGCGCTGGCGGATCATTATCTGCGCGACCGTGGCCAAACCGGTCGTTTGAAGTAAGGAAATCGATCATGACCTATGAGCAGACCCGTGTCGTTGACGCTATCCGGGCTTTTGAGGCTGGCGAAATCGTCATCGTCACCGATGACGACGACCGCGAGAACGAAGGTGACCTGATCGTTGCCGCCGTACATTGCACGTCGGAGAAAATGGCCTTCATCATCCGCCATACGTCAGGCATCGTCTGCACCCCAATGCCGAAGGAGGAAGCCAAGCGGCTGAACCTGTCGGCCATGGTCGCCGAAAACGACAGCGCCCATACGACAGCCTTTACGGTCAGCGTCGATTTCAAGCATGGCACCACGACCGGCATATCCTCTGATGACCGGACGCTGACAGTTCGCAATCTCGCCAATCCCAATGTCGGTCCCGCCGATTTCGTCCGCCCCGGCCATATTTTCCCGCTGGTGGCGCGCGAAGGTGGCGTGTTGATGCGGTCAGGCCATACGGAAGCAGCCGTCGATCTCTGCCGACTGGCCAACCTGCCGCCGATCGGCGTGATCTCGGAAATGGTCAATGACGACGGCACGGTCATGCGCGGCCCGCAGGTCTCAGCCTTTGCCGAAAAGCACAAGCTGAAACAGATCTCGGTCGCCGACCTGATTGCCTATCGCCAGCGCAAGGAAACCCTGATCCAGCTGATGTCAACCTTCGAGATCCAGACAGCTTATGGCCCGGCCAAGGCCCATGCCTATTCCCTACCCTGGGACCCGATGCAGCATCTGGCCGTGGTGTTCGGTGACATCCGCGACGGCGTCGATATTCCGGTGCGTCTGCATCTGGAAAATGTCGGTGCCGATGTGTTCGGCGGTGCCCGCCAGATCGACAGCATGCTGAAACGCATCGCAGAAAAAGGCCGTGGCATTATCGTTTATCTGCGCGAAGGCTCCGTCGGCGTTGGCGCCTCCACGACGGCCAGGGCAGGCCTGCATGACCGCGAGGCCCATCAGGAAGCCCAGACGCGCGAAAGCGAATGGCTGGAAATCGGCCTCGGCGCCCAGATCCTGAAAGATCTCGGCATCACCTCGATCCGGCTGATGGCCTCGCGTGAACGCCATTACGTCGGCCTGGAGGGCTTCGGCATCAAGATTTCGGAAACCGAGATCGCATAATCAGTTGTCGCTGGGACAGCTCCTGACGCATGCCTGCGGGAATGCCATTGACCTTACTTTTCGGGCAAGACATGTTTGAAAGTAATCCCAAAGCCAGAGCCGATATGAAAGCTGGAACCCTCTACGCTATAGCTGGCGGGCAGGAGTGGATTTATTACGGGCAAGTCAATGCGGATAAGGAAATCGCATTTTTTAGTCGCAATGATCGAACGATCACGACAATAAACAACATTATCAGTTCGCCCGTCATGGCGGTGATAACGGTTTTTCCCTCCTCGATAACTCGGGCGCTCCGTTTCGGCGCATGGAAAAAGCTGGGGCGCTTTCCTGTTTCCGAACTGGCTGCTCCAAGGCCTACCGTCCAATGGCCTGCCTTTACCTTGAAGGTCACCGTCTGGCGAGATGGCATTCCAAGCTATGACACGACAATCGATAATCCGGCAATCCAAATGCTAGAGGTGATGGCTGTGTGGGATGCTGAGTATCACATCCCTGCAAGATTGACTGCCGACTTTTACCCGGACGAGGCCTTGTGGCACATTGGAGGGCCTGTTTGGCGGGAACGAAAAGTCAAAGAAGAGACTGCAAAACGTTTTCCAGGAAACCCTCTGCATGCATTGCCGGAAAACTGGATTCTGACCAACAGACAGGACATTCCTGGGGTAGATACAGGACCACGACCGACGACCATGCGCCTTGAAAGCTCTGGATAGGGAGAAAAAGTGCTACCCTTTCGGCGGACTCAGTGAAAGGTAAGAGTCTGGTCAGCGCAAAATTCGCGCGACAACTACAATTCTCCAGGAACCCAATCCATGTCACTGAAGCTTTATCTCGCCGGTCCCGAAGTGTTTCTCGCTGATGCCCGCGAGGTGCTCGATGCCAAGGCGGCGATGACACGGGCCTATGGGTTCGAGCCGATCTGCCCCGGCGATATTTCCATCGAACCGGCCCCGACCTTGCATGAGTTCGGGTTGAAAATCAGTGCCATCGATGAGGATATGATGAACCGGGCCGATGGGGTGATCGCCAATCTCACCCCGTTCCGTGGCATTGCCGCCGATCCCGGCACGGCTTTCGAGCTGGGCTATATGTGCGCGCAGGGCAAGCTCGTCGCTGCCTATACCAATATCATCGACAATCACTATGCCCGCACCGCCGGATTTTATCAGGGCAATGTGACGCTCGGTCCAGATCAGCGCAAGCGCGGGCCGGATGGTCTGTCATTGGAGGATTTCGATATGATCGAAAATCTTATGCTTCATGGGGGAGTTGAACGCCGTGGCGGGCCGATTTTTACCCATCAGGCGCAAGCAGACCAGCTCTATAGCGACCTGACGGCTTTCGAGCTTTGCCTGAAGGCATTGTCGGCGAAGCTTCCCACCGTAGTATAGTTCAAGTCTTTCAGGTCTCGAGCACCGAATATTTGTATAATTCGAACTGATCTTTACAAATTCTAACAAAATTGGCGGGAAATTCGTATTTTCTTCAGTAGAAAATGTTGATAAAACTAGATCTAGTGCAAATGCCTACCGGCTCCACAA
This region of Agrobacterium vitis genomic DNA includes:
- the aroC gene encoding chorismate synthase, encoding MSHNSFGHLFRVTTWGESHGPALGAVVDGCPPGLKFTLEDLQVWLDKRKPGQSRFVTQRREDDLVKVLSGVMPQDDGSMITTGTPISLMIENTDQRSKDYGEIAQQYRPGHADYTYDLKYGIRDYRGGGRSSARETAARVAAGGIARLVLPGVAIRGALVQIGIHKIDRANWDWAEVGNNPFFAPDPKIVPVWEEYLDGIRKQGSSVGAVVEVVAEGVPAGLGAPIYAKLDQDITALLMSINAVKGVEIGNGFGAAEITGEENADQMRMGNDGQPIFLSNHAGGILGGISTGEPIVARFAIKPTSSILTERQSIDSQGRNVDIRTKGRHDPCVGIRAVPVGEAMVACALADHYLRDRGQTGRLK
- the ribB gene encoding 3,4-dihydroxy-2-butanone-4-phosphate synthase, which produces MTYEQTRVVDAIRAFEAGEIVIVTDDDDRENEGDLIVAAVHCTSEKMAFIIRHTSGIVCTPMPKEEAKRLNLSAMVAENDSAHTTAFTVSVDFKHGTTTGISSDDRTLTVRNLANPNVGPADFVRPGHIFPLVAREGGVLMRSGHTEAAVDLCRLANLPPIGVISEMVNDDGTVMRGPQVSAFAEKHKLKQISVADLIAYRQRKETLIQLMSTFEIQTAYGPAKAHAYSLPWDPMQHLAVVFGDIRDGVDIPVRLHLENVGADVFGGARQIDSMLKRIAEKGRGIIVYLREGSVGVGASTTARAGLHDREAHQEAQTRESEWLEIGLGAQILKDLGITSIRLMASRERHYVGLEGFGIKISETEIA
- a CDS encoding nucleoside 2-deoxyribosyltransferase, yielding MSLKLYLAGPEVFLADAREVLDAKAAMTRAYGFEPICPGDISIEPAPTLHEFGLKISAIDEDMMNRADGVIANLTPFRGIAADPGTAFELGYMCAQGKLVAAYTNIIDNHYARTAGFYQGNVTLGPDQRKRGPDGLSLEDFDMIENLMLHGGVERRGGPIFTHQAQADQLYSDLTAFELCLKALSAKLPTVV